Part of the Melitaea cinxia chromosome 14, ilMelCinx1.1, whole genome shotgun sequence genome is shown below.
aaaataaattcactgaggtagggcacagcaggaatttcctgctcaaaatatggagcagcccgactggggtagtacctcgaccttacaaaagatcacagcaaaataatactgttttcaagcagtattgtgttcctgttggtgagtaaggtgaccagagctcctgggggggttgggaattgggtcggcaacgcgcttgcgatgcttctggtgttgcaggtgtctataagctacggtaatcgcttaccatcaggtgagttcTTGTCGCCCTAGTGacacgcttgtttgtcgacctagtgacattaaaaaaaaaaactaaatatagtaTAGACATACTGGACTGTTCTGTGCGAATTTCTGGCTATTGGTATTCcctataataaaatcccactaacaattttgcaattgtctaatataagtttaaagtgttcattaaaaagaaattaataaataaagcgtATTATCCGGTGCAGGATTATATAGATGATAAAGGTGTGTGGACTTAgcgacgctgtatttcatgcaaaatattactaattttatactaaaacacaatttataaattaattcaaaaggGTAACTCCGGAGTTTCTTACTGATTCTTCttgcagaatctgcattccaaatcggtggtagcttgacttttgaaaataataatcactttaaaagtTCCCTGGTATCGAAACATCATGTGATGACGTGACTCAGAGTCTGTTTGGGGTAccaaaaaacaaagaaaaatatattatacaatttttcaatCTTCTGGTGAGAGAAAGGCCGTaagaagataaataataaaaagaggttctctagaaattttaattttttgtctccAGGTCTACGCGATTCTCATGTGTCAACTGCTGGTCACCCTGGGTGTCATTGCTCTGTTCCTTTTCCACGAACCCACAAAAATTTTtgttagaaataatacatatctcttgtaagtatatatctatacatataataaaatggtaggaaagtcaaaactgtatattgaatattttttttaaagaatacttaaggtgtgatctacaatcgataccaaagccaaaaatatagtttttagaatttttgtctgtttgcctgtttgtctgtttgtctgcatgtatgtccgggataaactcaaaaagtaccgcatggatttacttcaaatttggcatgaatattattaagaagtcgggtcaacatataggctacaaattatcacgctatcacctacggggaacgagcagtgaacctttatttcttcaacgcattctgtaccaacgtgtaatctaacgacgcatatttgaatgttgttattatgttataaccatgctataagctagcttcacactataaataaagacattctgtagtatatttagtatcagcattgcacccgtgcgaagccggggcgggttgctagtatatatatattttctaatttctaGAAATtcttatcatttaaataatcCATATTACCTACTTAAAAATTGGACTATACTGATTAGATTCCATAAAACTGAAGTATGTTTAACGAAATGAACGAGGATATTTCTTACTGTTTTCCATTTAAACTTAGTCTGAAGAAATTGAAATAACAGGCTAAAACATTTGCTCTACCAAAACTTCCACGGGTTCGAGACATACCTGGATAAAATTACGGATCATAGCTTGCTAGCAGGATGTTTATGTGACTTTTAGTTCTTTCAATGGGCAGTTATTGGCTTTCTTGGTATTAtggtttacatttttaatatcctaATTGTGATCGTTATCACAACGATCGTAGTGTGGAttataataaaagcaataatcTTGAAACaattttctgtaaaatattgtgtaattGTATGGTCTTCTAGCGACCTTCGAACATCGCTTTGGTCTAGTGGTCCGTGCACAATGTGAGCTCACATACCGGCGATTGcggattcgatttccgctcggaatggagatttgtatttgtacaaatatttctttccgtatTCGGTTCGGTTTTCGGTCTTtttggatctccccaccgtgccccggacagcacgttaagcaatcagtcccggttgttatcatagccACCTGATAACTATCGTTCCTTTTTACTAGTTAGTTCGAGTTAGTCCCCTACCTTAGTTGtgaatatccgccaacccaaaGTGGAACAGagtagtggattaagctgcgATACTTCTCCTGTATGGAAAAAgaagcctttgtccagcagtgggatggtacAGAGTGACTCGTCGACCTTTgtatgaacaaataaataaataccacaAAATACgttaagaaaaaaaggaaaatttgGTCGTTTTATCATTTCTGGCAGTTGGGTGGCATTCATCATTTTGTTCGTGTGTTTGATTGCCATGGCGTGTTGCCCGGATGTACGGCGACAGACGCCGATGAACTTCATATTCCTGTTCATCTTCACGTGCGCGCAGAGCTTCCTTCTGGGTGTCACTAGCAGCGTCTACGATGTATCTGAAGTGAGTAccattatatacaaatatgtcTAAATACTTAACTACTAAGCTAACTGCCTTATTTCCCacatgaaatgaaattaaaacatttatttcatctCATTTCATGTGGGAAATAAGGCATTACATTGGAGCAAACCTTATTATATCTCTTTTCTTTTATAGCATTACTCGAATATGGACACGAGCATTTcagagtttttttaaatattttgtgtttaacAGGTAATGATGGCCATCGGTATAACAGCCGCAGTATGTCTCGGTCTGACACTCTTCGCTTTCCAAACCAAATTTGACTTCACAGTCATGGGCGGAGCGCTTGTAGCTTTTACAATGGTCCTACTTGTATTCGGTgagtattattaaatgttatccGCTTAATTGCAATAAAGCTGCTTGGTGGAAATCTTATGCCATTCTCTTTCATAGAGAACATTTTTCGAAGAGCTATTTATTATCTGTAACACTATAGGACCTTTTAAAATACTGGTTATGTCTGGCACACTAAAGAGGTTTATCGACAAATACCATTTACCATTAACCGACTTCGTgcgttttatgtatgttcagggataacttcgttgtttatgaactgattttgataattcttttttttttttttgtttaaaatgagatatcccaagtgtggtaccatgattagaaaaccaggatctgatgatggaaacctagagaaatcgaggtaaactcgaaaatcgtagtgacgactagtgcgtttgttaatttttttcgtctacttaggtacgttgtattattatcgatgtaattgaggtcggtttatatatatatatacactacatatttttatcatagtAACTATTGTAAATCACATAATAAAGTTTAGTCATAAAattctttgaaatattttatctgtattttatctttatgagatatgattcattatttattcattaatttacatCATACATAGGATATTACATAAAATGACGTTGTTTAGTTGGCTATGGCTTtaaatggctacaatattgttagaatacgaaggtaaatttcgcacttgagaataaaattgtaatagctcaggtggggaATCGGCCGGTTGCGAtcaaccgattttttttttctgattgcattcgttattttttttttaaatagctagttcatagtttttattattatgtcggtaaaatcgaaaaatactattcacattttgtaataattcgtatttaaatataatttccaaaacacacgatttactaaaaataccgagctaagctcggtcacccaggtacttatttATTGTCTCGACTCAAATTGACAGACTAACCAAAATATTTCTTTGCAGGTATTCTGGCTATCATATTCCGCAACAACATAGTAAATATCGTGTATGCCGCCTTAGGAGCATTTATTTTCTCCCTCTATCTTGTGTACGATACACAATTGATGATGGGAGGCAAGCATAAGTACAGCATTTCACCGGAGGAGTACATTTTCGCGGCTCTGAATTTGTACTTGGATATCGTCAACATCTTCTTATTTATTCTCACAATTATAGGAAATAGATAGGTAATTTAACACACCTTCGAGCTGTCAGTGCGTTTGACAGTGACGTGACAGTTGTCATCGATTAACCATTATCGTTTTTATCGTCATTTCAAATGAGACTCAACATTTAATGCTAAGATTTTTCGaccagcccgttggcgcagtttgtagtgaccctgctttctgttctgcgtgttgcgggttcgattcccgcctgagtctgggtgtgatatttgtatttatatatttatatatatagtatttctatgtttatcgaaaaaaaatatgtatctaaaccagtcggctgttacctacaacgCAGCATTAATTTGCTTTCTTTAGGAACAGAGGAcaatgtgtgtatgttgtagatatttatttgtagatatttatgACTTTTCAAATGTGTATAAAACTTTAACAATCAATAAAAGCACATGCTACGACCTAATAGGCACGATGTAATATTGTGTCTGGATTGCTGAAATATGCACAACAAAAACATAAACACCCAACTTGGACTGttggtataataataacaataattaaatagtttttaatttgctCAATGTAGTTTACATTGCCTAGAAGCCCTGCGGCCCGTGCTAGCTTAGATAAGACATGAAAACATAAAATAGCTCCACGCTTAgataattaaaagaatatacaGTCCGCGACAAAACTAgcacattacatatttttcattacaactccaaataagaatatttttcttaacttGTTGACTTTACTATTTAAGACTGTTAGTCAAGACccacacaattattatttttatcgagaATGCTATTAAAACTGTTTGGGTAAGCTAACATGTGCTGTGTActcaaatgataaataatttaagtgttGAACAACTTAAAAAATTCTATCCAAAATGATTGGAAAACCTTCGACCACGAAATTCCGAATTACCGAAGAAGCTCATTGAAGTGGTAAAAAAAGAGGAAGACGTTCTcattactaaaacaaaaaatcaaaaatatcgatgttttttaaacaaaaaacatcGATATTGAAAGTAAAGATTAAGAGCGCTATAATTTTGTCTCGCCGTCCGAGCGGCATTGGAGCGGCATGATCTTACTCGGAACCTATTGGTTGATAATAGATgacttttcttttctttatatataactaggtcggcaaacaaacataCAGGCCACCTTATGGTGAACTAACGGCTAAACGGTTACCgtgcttataaacgcctgcaacaacagaagcatcgcaaacgtaTTGCCGCCCCTACccccaattctccccaggagctctctaATCTTTGCATGAATGCCTTGACTAACACTCCTTAAAGGTAAAGTCAAAAAGTTAAACTAATATTCTTAATAGgagttttaatgaaaaatgtgtAGTGAGATAAATTTCTGTCGAGAACCGTATAGGTATATCTGGTATATATACTTGTCTAGCTGATCCATTTTCGCAAATAGAAAATGACGTTAAGCAAATGTTGACAtgggtttttatttattgttttaagagttttgtgctttatttacaatgaataaatgagattttcaatgtttattctctattaaattaataggtATCTAAGAATCGCTTCATAGtagttaatttttatctttttacttttttatttttgtcactcATTAAGTGGTACTCTCTTTACATACCTATATCTAATgacattatctatataaataaaaatgaatcttgctaagcgcataactcgataatggctcgaccaattcagataatttcttttttttgtatgttccttaaggcccacggaagggtttaacataaaaaaaaataccattaacttttgacagaacgaagtctgtccggacagctagtttataatagaTTTTAGATTTAACTAATGTAAcgctatataataaataattaaatttattttctgtgttatttttctttgtatccTCTTAAGTATTAAGCaatgtattatattgttttcatattagcaaaatttaatataacatatattataattataattttttattccctatataatatatattatataggtaataaaaaattattagtattacaaaataaagcactaataacattattttttcttatattactaGGGTGTAAACAAGCCAATGGTCCACCTGACGGTAAACGGTTACGGTAGCCAATGGAGCCCCGATCCTCTCCaatagctctggtcaccttacttaccacaggaacagaacgctacttgagagcagttttagttggctgtgatcttctgtaaagttgaggaaCTTACTCagacgagctgctccagattttgaccaGGATATATTGCTGTAccctaattaaataaaataacaaatatgtaaACGAAACGTCCTTTGAAATATCCTCTTATTTTCGGACAAAAtagatcaaaatcaaaaacagctttattcaaataggctccaagagcacattcgaatcgtcattttacaaattaaaactttaaaaataaattatcatttttgtaaaagtaaagctaccaccgattcggaatgtagattctgcagagaagaatctgcaagaaactccgcagttactcttttgaaaaataatatataactgtgttttagtacaaaattagtaacatgttgcataaaatacagcgtcactaagtccacacatctttatcaactatgttatcctgcaccgaataataagctttacctattattattattttaataaaaactttaaatttatgttgagacaattccaaaattgtttgtgggattttattatacatgcgaataccatgacccagaaaggaatttaataaaataatcgtgAACGCGtcaattaattataactaaataaccATTTTCACTTTCATCCCTTCTTCAATAGTAACAAAAATGAAAAGCAGTATGGTGTTACAGTATGATCAGAATCAGTATAAAATAGGCAGCATTAATATCCAGTTTCAAAATTCTATCTGTCTCTGAATTTTCCTACCTGAGATAGAACTTTGACGTTAACTTCATACAAAtcgtgtcaaaaatctatcgctagtaagcaaaaCTAGAAATTACCGAAAACGGCCGAATATGTAGATTTgtgacaataattgtgtttgctcgcaaacgaaaaaaaaaccgacttcaattacatcgacgagtaatacaacgtagatcgacgcaaaaatagtcaagtaactacgcgttatcaaagattactcaaaaagtagtcatcagatctcaataaaatttatatgtgaccacatgacaaacatcaggtatcgattaaattaaaaattatcaaaatcggtacacccagtaaaaagctattgcggattttcaagagtttccctcgatttctctgggatcccatcatcagatcctggttttcttatcatggtactaaactagggatatctccgttccaacaaaaaaagaattatcaaaatcggtacatccagtagaaagttatgccgtataatacaacgtaggtcgacgaaaaaagcgtcaagtaaaaacgcattattagatataactcgaaaagtagttgttagatctcaaataaatttaaatgggaccaattggcacacaccacctttcgattaaaataaaatttgtcgaaatcggtccacacggtcaaaagttctgatgtaacatacataaaaaaaaaaaaaaaatacagtcgaattgagaacctcctccttttttggaagtcggttaaaaaatacacttgACATAACACACTTCAAAGTTCgttgaggagacccacaaggtcgTTCTCTCAGattagtaacaaatatttgaacacTTACAAATATGACTTGTAAATGACAAATTCAGTAAAAAAaggtgtgtatgtatatacttatgtaCACACGTAAGAACTTTATACTTCATTTCCTAGCTAACTTttcgttgctaacttcttcttcgttgactagctaacttcagggtgtcggtttttttcattgaGATATATGTACTAGTACGTCAATGGTTTTTTTTGCGACGGTGTGCGCGCgaatcttaaaaatttactctcataatttttccctaacgtgccaaaagaagtattacttcaaaaatgtaaaaaaaatttcataaacataCTACGTAATTACGCTATTAAGATTCAGTCCATAACTCTATTAAGTATACGTTGATTTGTAACGTAACTAATAGGTTTTATATGTTTACATAtctctaatttattaaaataaaatgaaatcaaaaatgTCTGactgtttat
Proteins encoded:
- the LOC123659429 gene encoding protein lifeguard 1 — its product is MYPSSYGEDANDGAFDFTEKSIRRGFIRKVYAILMCQLLVTLGVIALFLFHEPTKIFVRNNTYLFWVAFIILFVCLIAMACCPDVRRQTPMNFIFLFIFTCAQSFLLGVTSSVYDVSEVMMAIGITAAVCLGLTLFAFQTKFDFTVMGGALVAFTMVLLVFGILAIIFRNNIVNIVYAALGAFIFSLYLVYDTQLMMGGKHKYSISPEEYIFAALNLYLDIVNIFLFILTIIGNR